The Fragaria vesca subsp. vesca linkage group LG2, FraVesHawaii_1.0, whole genome shotgun sequence genome includes a window with the following:
- the LOC101301744 gene encoding uncharacterized protein LOC101301744, which produces MASISYTTQGFILLLAAASLFAVSEAKTIVVGGSEGWRFGFNYTEWVLQNSPFYINDELLFKYDPPSEKNSGYSVYLLPNLWSYISCDFSKAKILAGPNQGAGKGFKVELNQWRPYYFASGDKNGYNCKDGLMKLFAVPLPHWNN; this is translated from the exons ATGGCTTCCATCAGTTACACTACACAAGGCTTCATTCTCCTCCTAGCTGCTGCTTCTCTGTTCGCAGTTAGCGAGGCCAAAACCATTGTCGTCGGAGGGAGTGAAGGCTGGCGTTTCGGCTTTAACTACACAGAATGGGTCCTCCAAAACAGCCCTTTTTACATAAACGACGAACTCT TGTTCAAGTATGATCCGCCAAGCGAGAAGAACAGCGGCTACAGCGTGTACCTGCTTCCCAACCTGTGGAGCTACATAAGCTGCGACTTCAGCAAGGCCAAGATATTGGCCGGTCCAAACCAGGGTGCCGGCAAGGGCTTCAAAGTTGAGCTTAACCAGTGGAGGCCTTACTACTTTGCCAGCGGTGACAAAAATGGTTACAACTGCAAGGACGGGCTCATGAAGCTCTTCGCTGTGCCACTTCCGCACTGGAACAACTGA